The Candidatus Equadaptatus faecalis genome includes a window with the following:
- the uppS gene encoding di-trans,poly-cis-decaprenylcistransferase encodes MENTIRHIGLIMDGNRRWAKKRGLPVVMGGHAGVKALENTLRAAKDFGVQYVSVYAFSTENWNRSAEEVSQLMGLFKLYAKLKLRELIKEGVRVRFAGASDRVPAEVAEVLRDIEEKTKDNDVIQLIVCFNYGGRREITDALNRLLKEGVTEITEADLCKRMYLPDVPDPDLLVRTSGELRMSNFWLWEGAYSEYYFTDTLWPDFGKEELKKAIDSYFERSRRYGK; translated from the coding sequence ATGGAAAATACAATCCGGCATATCGGGTTGATTATGGACGGAAACCGCCGCTGGGCAAAAAAGCGCGGACTGCCCGTAGTTATGGGCGGGCACGCCGGCGTAAAGGCACTTGAAAATACGCTGCGCGCGGCAAAAGACTTCGGTGTTCAGTACGTTTCCGTCTACGCCTTTTCAACCGAAAACTGGAACAGAAGCGCCGAAGAAGTTTCTCAGCTTATGGGGCTGTTCAAGCTCTACGCAAAGCTTAAACTGCGCGAGCTTATAAAAGAAGGTGTGAGAGTTCGTTTCGCAGGAGCTTCTGACAGGGTTCCGGCAGAAGTGGCGGAGGTTTTGCGAGATATAGAAGAAAAAACGAAAGACAACGACGTAATTCAGCTGATTGTCTGTTTTAATTACGGCGGGCGCAGGGAAATAACCGACGCGCTGAACAGACTGCTGAAAGAGGGCGTTACGGAAATAACGGAAGCTGACCTTTGCAAACGGATGTATCTTCCGGACGTTCCCGACCCCGATCTTCTCGTCCGCACGAGCGGAGAACTTAGAATGAGCAATTTCTGGCTCTGGGAGGGCGCATACAGCGAATATTATTTTACTGACACCCTTTGGCCTGATTTTGGCAAAGAAGAGCTGAAAAAGGCAATAGACAGTTATTTTGAAAGAAGCAGACGTTATGGAAAATAA
- a CDS encoding uracil-DNA glycosylase gives MSEKLFGLTDEEREQAAEILWEETKKCTLACRACPLSETRNKVVFGDGDRKSSLLFIGEGPGADEDSQGLPFVGRAGQLLTQILSAAGIERKDVFITNIVKCRPPENRVPTPEEMLCCDRHLQTQILIMKPALIVLLGNTPLRWILKTTEGITKLRGRWFEWHGAAVMPMFHPSYLLRNNTSKEGGPKHLTWLDIQEVKRQWERYKQTGRLDETIFG, from the coding sequence GTGAGCGAAAAACTTTTTGGACTTACGGATGAAGAAAGAGAGCAGGCGGCAGAAATTCTCTGGGAAGAGACGAAGAAATGCACGCTTGCCTGCAGGGCCTGTCCTCTCTCCGAAACAAGAAACAAAGTCGTTTTCGGCGACGGGGACAGAAAGAGCAGCCTGTTGTTTATAGGCGAAGGTCCCGGAGCTGACGAAGACAGTCAGGGGCTTCCGTTTGTAGGACGCGCGGGACAGCTGCTTACGCAGATTTTGTCCGCAGCGGGCATAGAAAGAAAAGACGTGTTTATCACGAACATTGTAAAATGCCGTCCGCCTGAAAACAGGGTTCCGACGCCCGAAGAGATGCTGTGCTGCGACAGGCATCTGCAGACGCAGATTTTGATTATGAAGCCTGCTCTTATAGTTCTTCTCGGCAACACCCCGCTGCGCTGGATACTCAAAACGACGGAGGGCATTACAAAGCTGCGCGGAAGATGGTTTGAATGGCACGGCGCCGCTGTTATGCCGATGTTCCACCCGAGTTATCTGCTCCGCAACAACACGTCCAAAGAGGGCGGGCCGAAGCACCTCACCTGGCTGGACATACAGGAAGTCAAACGTCAGTGGGAGCGTTACAAACAGACCGGCAGGCTTGACGAAACAATCTTCGGATAA